The stretch of DNA aaaataatacatttttaatGTGAATTAGAGAATATTAAATAATGTTcttcaatattataaacaaacacaaatcaactttacactttttttcaaaacaacAAATCAACTTGAACTTCACATAAAAACCTCTATAAGTAATCTTAAATTATTTAGCTAATAATCACTTCTATGGGCATCAATTAATCAAAGGAAACTATTAACAAAAAGTTAAACTCACAAATCCATCCTCAGATATATCAATGAGCTGGTAGTCTGTACGATTCACATGAGGCAcctgaaaacaacaaaaattgcaataacattaaatattgcaatggaaaacaaaaatttgaaaacaGAAACTTGCAATAGATGCATACATCACAATTGTGAGAAGAAGGAACAATATCTTCAAGCTTCTTAGCAGTGAAGATATCAATTGCAACAAAGTGACATTTAGCATGTCCGTGCTTTCCAGTCTTAGAAGTTGAAACTTCAACAACCTAATCAAAATCAACAAATCAGAAAAACTGGATCTAATAagcaaaatcaaaacaaaacgaTTACTATTACGATAATAATTAGAATTTGGATAAGTACCTTGCAGGGACGATTTTTGATAACAATGTAACCGTTTTTACGGATGGTACCGGCTTGTTGAGGGTAAGTTTTGGAGGCACCAGCATCGGCCTTGGATTCGAAATGGTGCTCTTCGTCCGACATCGTTGGGAATTTGCGGTGGCGGTGGCGGTGGCGGTGACGGAGAAGAGCGGTGAGAGAATTATTAAGTAGTAAAACTAGGGTTTTTGTTTATATGTTTAAGTTTTAGATTTGCTTTCAGCGTGGAATGGACGCTAACTTTTGGGCTCAAGGCCCAATATTATTTAAAAGATAAATCTAAAtgcataattattatttttgaaaataaataagagaGGGAACACATTTTTCTACCTTCACAATTTTTTCACGATTCAATTTACTccctaaaaataataaaatttaaattagtcTATGAAAATTTATACTAGAAACAAATTAGTACTtgttataataaatcactaatTTGTTCATGTCTCGGGttaatttgagttttattttcgTGAAAGATTAAAATAAACATGCAGGTTGGTATGGTTGCTAAAAGTTCAACTCAAAATTTGGCATGGGGTAGTTATCGGCTAAAAAAGCTGCATTTAGGCATTCAACACATTCAATCCTTAAATTAAGATCAAACAATCTAGATTTTAAGTTggtattttttaatttagaacGATACAAATTACATtacaaattttgatttaatcCATAAAAGTTTAGTTATCTTCCTTATGTGCTTTATCTTATGTTTATAgcttaattagtaaattaaagatatttttggtttcagattgatcccttaaagaaaaaaaaggtccgaataggtcccttaaagaaaaaaatagtctgaataggtcccttaaagacatctccattaatcagtttggtccctaaaaaaagtccgaataagaccaaactgattaacaaatatgtctttaaaggacctattcagacttttttttctttaagagacctattcgatcatttttttctttaagcgaccaatgtaaaacaaaaaatgtgtTTAAGGgacattttactaattaaggcTATGTTTATTTAAGTCTCAATAATCATTTCAAAATTGTCAACCTTGGATTTTTGTTACCGGTCAAAAGCCAGTACAAGTAGTACAAGAATCTAGTAGTACTAGGAGTGATGTTAACAGAAAGAACCACAGAACGTGGTGGTGTGACTTCTGTTTATTGCTTTTGATCACAAAATTTCTATTGTGAAAGCTTAGGCTATTGCtagtccaaatacattcattGAAATCCgtgtttttttctcttctcattttctttctctcaaactAAACACACCCTTAAAATACAATCAGAGAACACACAAATAGTTAGAATAGCAACCCCTATTCAAACGAATAAAGATACCAAAATGTTaaacaaaaaacacacacacatatttCAAGTTTATGGTGTACaactatatttaaatactaCGACTTAGATTGCAACATTCATTGAACTTGCAAACACTTAGAATCTTAGAATAGACTAGAGTGCTCTTCTTAAAACCAGTCACAATGTAAAATGTACATATTTTCCAAATATGCTAAATATTGTACCATAGCTTCACATCTCTAAGCTTACACAAACAAATTGAATTAATGAATTGCTTAATGATTAATAAGGCTATGACCTA from Trifolium pratense cultivar HEN17-A07 linkage group LG5, ARS_RC_1.1, whole genome shotgun sequence encodes:
- the LOC123885284 gene encoding eukaryotic translation initiation factor 5A-2 → MSDEEHHFESKADAGASKTYPQQAGTIRKNGYIVIKNRPCKVVEVSTSKTGKHGHAKCHFVAIDIFTAKKLEDIVPSSHNCDVPHVNRTDYQLIDISEDGFVSLLTENGNTKDDLKLPTDDSLLTQIKDGFAEGKDLVVSVMSAMGEEQICALKDIGPK